One window from the genome of Epinephelus moara isolate mb chromosome 5, YSFRI_EMoa_1.0, whole genome shotgun sequence encodes:
- the LOC126390994 gene encoding GTPase IMAP family member 4-like, with translation MQVFRCKPKTIQGNRKPPVHRQGFQKFPRKSMSTVKPQSFSTFTTQSWNVFGHLGTGKSESEVMAEAIPLREKKQRTLPRSDGCGLNNFDAVDLSGGLRIILVGKTGSGKSASGNTILGRAAFKEDPSPVSVTKHCETQSGEVDGTIVQVIDTPGLFDTGITEEELKTRIEECVKMSVPGPHAFLLVIRLGVRFTEEERNAVKWIQDNFGDDASMYTIMLFTCKDQAKADNALKECKELRRLSITFGRRYHSFNNNDADDQVQVKELITMIKEMVQDNGGKHYTNEMYEKAQSKLREEEDRKKQEEEEKKEEERKIWDAEREKQEKEREKEKRVKRKNIRVASAIAIVLVLAGVVIAVGANTPVALALGAPALVLGVLCGVAAFCIWKGIRCKGKANVPV, from the exons ATGCAGGTTTTCAGATGTAAACCAAAGACAATACAAGGAAATAGGAAGCCCCCTGTGCATAGGCAAGGCTTCCAGAAGTTTCCCAGAAAATCAATGTCTACAGTCAAGCCACAGAGCTTCTCTACGTTCACAACTCAGTCCTGGAACGTATTTGGTCACCTGGGAACTGGAAAAAGTGAATCCGAAGTAATGGCTGAAG CAATACCACTCCGAGAAAAGAAGCAGAGAACTCTCCCTCGGTCTGATGGGTGTGGTCTGAATAACTTTGACG CTGTGGATTTGTCCGGAGGGCTGAGGATCATCCTGGTGGGCAAGACTGGATCGGGCAAGAGTGCGTCAGGAAACACCATCCTTGGGAGAGCTGCCTTTAAAGAGGACCCGAGCCCCGTGTCTGTGACCAAACACTGTGAGACACAGAGCGGGGAAGTGGATGGGACTATAGTCCAGGTGATTGACACTCCAGGTCTGTTTGATACAGGCATCACAGAGGAAGAATTAAAAACCAGGATAGAGGAGTGTGTCAAGATGTCTGTGCCCGGCCCTCACGCCTTCCTACTGGTGATCAGGCTCGGAGTCAGGTTCACCGAAGAGGAGAGAAATGCTGTGAAGTGGATCCAGGATAACTTTGGAGACGATGCCTCCATGTACACTAtcatgctgtttacatgcaaagaTCAGGCCAAAGCTGACAATGCTCTGAAGGAGTGCAAGGAGCTGCGGAGACTCTCTATTACATTTGGTCGCAGGTACcattccttcaacaacaacGACGCAGACGACCAAGTACAGGTCAAAGAGCTGATCACCATGATAAAGGAAATGGTACAGGACAACGGGGGGAAACACTACACCAATGAGATGTATGAGAAAGCCCAGAGCAagctgagagaggaggaggatcggaaaaaacaagaggaggaagagaagaaagaagaggagaggaaaatatgggatgcagagagggagaagcaagagaaggagagagaaaaggagaaaagggTTAAAAGAAAGAATATACGAGTTGCCTCGGCTATTGCTATTGTGTTGGTGTTAGCAGGGGTGGTTATAGCAGTGGGAGCCAACACCCCAGTGGCTTTGGCACTAGGAGCTCCTGCGCTTGTCCTGGGGGTGTTATGTGGTGTAGCTGCCTTTTGCATATGGAAGGGCATTAGATGCAAAGGCAAAGCAAATGTTCCAGTATAA
- the LOC126390824 gene encoding GTPase IMAP family member 7-like, which translates to TEGQRYCNLEERVEKHTQILWFKDRTGSGKSATGNTILGREAFTSEISPSSVTVTCKKETGHFDNRTVSVVDTPGVFDTSINEDQLKGEVETCIVLSDPGPHIFLLVIRLDVRFTEEEKNAIKWIKNNFGEEASNYTLVLFTRGDELKGKSIQDYIDQSSELREFIDDCTAGYHVFDNTCMENRTQVADLFELIDEIVQLNGNYYTRSMYEEAQRKKNSKEWWKRVGGYMNTVGNQLFVAAAATAVPAAGAAVMAEEAAPVAGALFTAATSMRVISVAASGGISKVMGWWVKPKTDS; encoded by the coding sequence ACAGAAGGACAGAGGTACTGTAATCTGGAAGAAAGGgttgagaaacacacacagattttgtgGTTCAAAGACAGGACTGGATCAGGAAAGAGTGCAACAGGGAACACCATCTTGGGAAGAGAAGCTTTTACCTCAGAGATTTCTCCGTCTTCTGTGACAGTGACGTGTAAAAAAGAAACTGGCCACTTTGATAACAGAACTGTCAGTGTGGTCGACACCCCCGGTGTGTTTGACACATCGATAAATGAAGACCAGCTGAAAGGTGAAGTAGAGACATGTATCGTGCTGTCTGACCCAGGACCCCATATATTCCTGCTGGTGATCAGACTGGATGTACGGTTcacagaagaggagaagaaTGCAATAAAGTGGATCAAGAACAACTTCGGTGAGGAAGCCTCCAATTATACGCTGGTGCTTTTCACTAGGGGAGATGAGCTCAAGGGGAAATCCATCCAGGATTATATAGACCAAAGTTCTGAACTCAGGGAGTTCATCGATGACTGTACAGCTGGGTACCATGTATTTGACAACACATGCATGGAAAATCGCACTCAGGTGGCTGATCTGTTTGAACTGATAGACGAGATAGTGCAGTTAAATGGTAACTATTACACCAGAAGCATGTACGAAGAGGCCCAGAGAAAGAAGAATTCAAAGGAATGGTGGAAAAGGGTGGGAGGCTATATGAACACTGTGGGTAATCAGTTGTttgtggcagcagcagccacagctgTCCCTGCAGCTGGTGCAGCTGTAATGGCAGAGGAAGCAGCCCCTGTAGCTGGTGCTTTGTTTACAGCAGCTACATCCATGAGAGTGATTTCAGTGGCTGCAAGTGGAGGAATCTCTAAGGTCATGGGGTGGTGGGTGAAACCTAAAACAGACAGCTGA
- the LOC126391000 gene encoding GTPase IMAP family member 7-like, which produces MGLSSTEDSHSSPVVNNLRIVLLGKTGSGKSATGNTILGRQAFTSEISPSSVTETCEKETGHFDNRTVSAVDTPGVFDTSIKDGLLKGEIETCIVLSDPGPHIFLLVIRLDVQFTEEEKNAIKWIKNNFGEEASKYTLVLFTRGDELKGKSIQDYVDQSSELREFIDDCTAGYHVFDNTCMENRTQVADLFELIDEIVQLNGNYYTRSMYEEAQRKKNSKELWSRFGGYMNTVGNQLFVAAVVTAVVNAPVAGAAAAAATSIRPVLMVAGAGISKAISRWMKPTTDS; this is translated from the exons ATGGGTTTAAGTTCAACTGAAG ACTCACACAGCTCTCCAGTTGTCAACAACCTGAGGATTGTCCTGCTGGGGAAGACTGGATCAGGAAAGAGCGCAACAGGGAACACCATCCTGGGACGACAAGCTTTCACCTCAGAGATTTCTCCGTCTtctgtgacagagacatgtgagAAAGAAACTGGCCACTTTGATAACAGAACTGTCAGTGCGGTCGACACCCCCGGTGTGTTTGACACATCGATAAAGGATGGCCTGCTGAAAGGTGAAATAGAGACATGTATCGTGCTGTCTGACCCAGGACCCCATATATTCCTGCTGGTGATCAGACTGGATGTACAGTTcacagaagaggagaagaaTGCAATAAAGTGGATCAAGAACAACTTCGGTGAGGAAGCCTCCAAATATACGCTGGTGCTTTTCACTAGGGGAGATGAGCTCAAGGGGAAATCCATCCAGGATTATGTAGACCAAAGTTCTGAACTCAGGGAGTTCATCGATGACTGTACAGCTGGGTACCATGTATTTGACAACACATGCATGGAAAATCGCACTCAGGTGGCTGATCTGTTTGAACTGATAGACGAGATAGTGCAGTTAAATGGTAACTATTACACCAGAAGCATGTACGAAGAGGCCCAGAGAAAGAAGAATTCAAAGGAACTGTGGAGCAGGTTTGGAGGCTATATGAACACTGTGGGTAATCAGTTGTTTGTGGCAGCAGTAGTCACAGCTGTAGTTAATGCCCCTGtagctggtgctgctgctgctgcagctacatCCATAAGACCAGTTTTAATGGTCGCAGGTGCAGGAATTTCTAAAGCCATCAGTCGATGGATGAAACCGACAACAGACAGCTGA
- the LOC126390998 gene encoding GTPase IMAP family member 9-like translates to MLEGKAWIPGFTLLVLLTLCGETARCQNQHKGSTHLTDLRLILVGKTGSGKSASGNTILGREDAFKEDVSPESVTQNCHREELSDRDRDIVVIDSPGLFDTNKTQKEVKLKIEECVKQSVPGPHAFLLVISLKSRFTDEEKAAVKWIQDNYGKDSSMYTIVLFTHADLLEGKSVDDYLAESKHLQRLINECGGRYHSLINDRRESRSQVRELLDKIERMVKSNGGKHYTNEMYQEAQRKLEEERRKMEEEERERRKREEGQNYAWFKKIAAAAGIIGTAVFYPTHAAALAVGQLLGFGLAQ, encoded by the exons ATGTTGGAGGGAAAAGCTTGGATCCCAGGTTTCAccctgcttgtgctgctcacatTATGTGGTGAAACTGCTCGCTGCCAAAATCAACACAAAG GTTCGACACATCTGACAGACCTGAGACTCATTCTGGTTGGAAAAACGGGATCAGGAAAGAGTGCTTCTGGAAACACCATCTTGGGGAGAGAAGATGCCTTTAAAGAGGACGTCTCACCTGAGTCTGTGACTCAAAACTGTCACAGAGAAGAGCTAAGCGATCGTGACAGGGACATCGTTGTCATCGACAGCCCAGGACTGtttgacacaaacaaaacacaaaaagaagtCAAACTGAAAATTGAGGAGTGTGTTAAGCAGTCAGTTCCTGGACCCCACGCTTTTCTGTTAGTGATCAGTCTGAAGTCAAGATTCACTGATGAGGAGAAGGCAGCTGTGAAGTGGATCCAGGATAATTATGGCAAAGATTCTTCCATGTATACCATAGTCCTGTTTACACATGCGGACTTGCTAGAGGGTAAATCTGTGGATGACTATTTGGCAGAGAGCAAACATCTACAAAGACTGATAAACGAGTGTGGAGGACGATACCATTCACTCATCAATGACCGGAGAGAAAGCAGAAGCCAGGTCAGAGAACTTCTAGATAAGATAGAGAGAATGGTGAAGTCCAATGGAGGAAAACACTACACCAATGAGATGTACCAGGAAGCTCAGAGGAAActtgaggaggagaggagaaagatggaggaggaggagagagagcgaAGAAAGAGGGAAGAGGGGCAAAATTATGCTTGGTTTAAAAAGATAGCTGCCGCCGCTGGAATTATTGGAACAGCAGTATTTTACCCCACACATGCTGCTGCCTTGGCAGTAGGTCAACTACTTGGATTTGGACTTGCACAATAG
- the LOC126391003 gene encoding claudin-9 encodes MASTGLQLLGLVLAVLGWVCGALVCAAPLWRVSAFVGGELVIAQVLWEGLWMNCLSQTTGQIQCKTYDSTLALPMSAQAARGLTVLSLLLCLLALMLGVAGAKCTHCMGDGNQASKARLARIAGVLFLVAGLAYMIPICWTAHAIIRDFYDPNVAAPLKRELGPALYLGWGASLLLLVGGSLLHAGSSPPGGRTLPILGGAAKDNPHTGAAGEVKQQEKSFV; translated from the coding sequence ATGGCATCAACTGGTCTTCAGCTGCTGGGCTTGGTCTTGGCTGTGCTGGGTTGGGTGTGCGGGGCGCTGGTGTGCGCGGCTCCTCTGTGGCGTGTGTCGGCCTTCGTGGGTGGAGAGCTGGTGATTGCTCAGGTGCTGTGGGAGGGACTGTGGATGAACTGCCTGTCTCAGACCACAGGCCAGATCCAGTGCAAGACCTATGACTCAACCCTGGCCCTGCCCATGTCTGCCCAAGCCGCCCGGGGCCTCACTGTTCTCTCCCTGCTCCTCTGCCTTCTGGCCCTCATGCTTGGGGTGGCCGGGGCCAAGTGCACTCACTGCATGGGTGACGGTAACCAGGCCTCCAAAGCTCGGCTGGCGAGGATAGCAGGGGTGCTCTTCCTCGTAGCTGGCTTGGCCTACATGATACCCATCTGTTGGACTGCCCATGCAATCATCAGGGACTTCTATGACCCGAACGTTGCGGCGCCTTTAAAGAGAGAGCTGGGGCCAGCGCTGTACCTGGGCTGGGGGGCCAGCTTGCTGCTCCTGGTGGGTGGCTCCCTCCTGCACGCAGGCTCCTCTCCACCAGGTGGAAGAACGCTGCCTATTTTGGGAGGAGCAGCCAAAGACAACCCACATACAGGGGCAGCAGGAGAGGTGAAGCAACAGGAAAAATCTTTTGTATGA